The Thermosynechococcus sp. genome has a segment encoding these proteins:
- the ctpA gene encoding carboxyl-terminal processing protease CtpA, protein MGVRWLQRLICCWVVLVGVWGIFPSHSAIALTEEQKLFNEAWRIVNQAYVDPTFNGQNWWLVREKVLKRSLGDREATYTAIQGMLATLEDPFTRFLRPEQFRSLQTTTAGELIGVGLQISTDPETGVLEVIAPIDGSPAAQAGIQPRDRILAIDGVPTAKLSLDEAAERMRGTAGSVVHLLLQRGNEAPQELILHRGHIEINPVTAEVRQVQGHTVGYIRLSQFSAMAPTEMRKAIQMLEQQGAEAYILDLRNNPGGLLQAGVEIAQLWLDSGVIVYTVDRQGIIDSLNASGGALTHDPLVVLVNSGTASASEILAGALQDHGRARLVGDRTYGKGSIQSLFSLSDGSGLAVTIAHYETPNHHNINKVGIEPDRRVLDAPESLMAMGTAADPQYLAALELLHSPMQVATSAG, encoded by the coding sequence ATGGGGGTTCGTTGGCTGCAACGTCTCATTTGTTGTTGGGTTGTCCTTGTGGGGGTCTGGGGCATTTTCCCCAGTCACTCGGCGATCGCCCTGACGGAAGAACAAAAACTCTTTAATGAGGCCTGGCGTATTGTTAACCAAGCCTATGTTGATCCCACCTTTAATGGTCAAAACTGGTGGCTAGTGCGCGAAAAAGTCCTAAAGCGTTCCCTGGGCGATCGCGAGGCGACCTACACTGCCATTCAAGGAATGCTGGCCACCCTTGAGGATCCCTTCACCCGATTCCTGCGGCCTGAACAGTTTCGCAGCCTACAAACGACCACTGCGGGTGAACTCATCGGCGTTGGCTTGCAAATTAGCACTGACCCTGAAACCGGTGTCCTTGAAGTGATTGCTCCCATTGATGGCTCTCCCGCTGCCCAAGCCGGTATTCAACCCCGCGATCGCATTCTTGCCATTGACGGTGTGCCCACCGCCAAACTGAGCCTTGATGAGGCCGCCGAAAGGATGCGGGGGACGGCGGGTTCTGTGGTTCACCTATTGCTGCAGCGGGGCAATGAAGCCCCTCAGGAATTGATCCTGCACCGCGGACACATTGAGATTAATCCGGTCACGGCTGAGGTTCGCCAAGTGCAGGGGCACACCGTTGGCTATATTCGCCTCAGCCAGTTCAGTGCTATGGCCCCCACAGAAATGCGCAAAGCCATTCAAATGCTAGAGCAGCAGGGGGCTGAGGCGTACATTCTTGATCTGCGCAATAATCCGGGGGGACTGTTGCAGGCGGGAGTAGAAATTGCCCAGTTGTGGCTGGACTCAGGGGTAATTGTCTATACCGTCGATCGCCAAGGGATTATTGACAGCCTCAATGCCAGTGGGGGCGCTCTCACCCATGATCCGCTAGTTGTCCTTGTAAATAGTGGCACAGCCAGTGCCAGTGAGATTTTGGCCGGTGCCCTCCAGGATCATGGGCGCGCTCGATTGGTGGGCGATCGCACCTATGGCAAGGGCTCGATTCAGTCCCTCTTTAGCCTGAGTGATGGCTCTGGCCTCGCTGTGACGATTGCCCACTACGAAACCCCCAATCACCACAACATCAACAAAGTAGGGATTGAGCCAGATCGGCGGGTGCTCGATGCTCCCGAGAGTCTGATGGCCATGGGTACCGCAGCAGATCCCCAATATCTGGCGGCCCTAGAGCTGCTCCACAGTCCGATGCAAGTGGCCACTAGCGCAGGGTAA
- a CDS encoding permease codes for MAFWQGQWKSLLVTIGGFLVCFYLPVESLQQWQRLQAAFWSALYLVRWYAQEHVLLCLVPAFFIAGAIAVFLSQEAIMKYLGAEAPKTLAYGVAAVSGTILAVCSCTVLPLFASIYRRGAGLGPAIAFLYSGPAINVLAIILTARVLGLSLGVARAIGAIVFSVVIGLLMEALFPTPVSAAAVNTATASGNEPRHPLWQQVVLLGVLVGILVFANWVQPTTDASLWQSIALGKWWLTGLLALMLSGLLVVWYHLSPAKVLLAIGVTALLAWRFAASPLVPFSAGIVGISWLTSTGPKEARAWFESTWEYTQQILPLLLLGVLIAGFLLGRPGSEALIPSQWITTAVGGNSIVANFLAALSGALMYFATLTEVPILQGLLANGMGQGPALALLLAGPALSLPNILVLRQIIGWRKTLTYGALVVLMATLTGIAYGSLWP; via the coding sequence ATGGCATTTTGGCAGGGACAATGGAAGTCACTATTGGTGACGATTGGCGGGTTTTTGGTATGTTTTTACTTACCCGTTGAATCACTACAGCAGTGGCAGCGCCTGCAGGCGGCTTTTTGGAGTGCTCTCTATCTGGTGCGCTGGTATGCCCAGGAGCATGTTCTGCTGTGCTTGGTTCCGGCCTTCTTTATTGCAGGGGCGATCGCTGTTTTCCTGAGTCAAGAGGCCATCATGAAGTATCTAGGGGCAGAGGCCCCCAAGACCCTAGCCTATGGTGTGGCAGCGGTATCAGGTACGATTTTAGCGGTGTGCTCTTGTACAGTCTTGCCACTGTTTGCCAGTATCTATCGGCGAGGGGCGGGTTTGGGGCCGGCTATTGCCTTTTTGTATTCTGGTCCCGCCATTAATGTGTTGGCGATTATTCTGACGGCACGGGTGTTGGGTCTCTCGCTGGGGGTGGCGCGGGCAATCGGGGCCATCGTTTTTAGTGTTGTGATTGGTTTGCTGATGGAGGCTCTCTTTCCTACCCCGGTCAGTGCCGCAGCCGTGAATACGGCCACCGCTAGCGGGAACGAACCAAGGCATCCCCTGTGGCAGCAGGTCGTCCTCCTGGGAGTGCTGGTGGGCATACTGGTCTTTGCCAACTGGGTGCAACCGACAACCGATGCCTCCCTCTGGCAGAGCATCGCCCTCGGCAAATGGTGGCTGACGGGTCTGTTGGCTCTTATGTTGAGCGGTCTGCTGGTGGTGTGGTACCACCTTAGCCCGGCCAAGGTACTTCTGGCGATCGGTGTCACCGCTCTACTTGCATGGCGATTTGCGGCCTCACCACTAGTGCCCTTTAGCGCTGGCATTGTTGGCATCAGTTGGCTGACCAGTACTGGTCCGAAAGAAGCGAGGGCTTGGTTTGAGTCCACTTGGGAGTATACCCAACAAATTTTACCCCTGCTGCTGTTGGGAGTGCTTATAGCAGGTTTCCTCCTAGGCCGTCCGGGCAGTGAGGCCCTCATTCCCAGTCAGTGGATTACAACGGCTGTAGGGGGCAATTCGATTGTTGCCAATTTCTTGGCAGCCCTCTCCGGCGCGCTAATGTACTTTGCAACCCTAACCGAAGTTCCGATTTTGCAGGGTCTTTTGGCCAATGGCATGGGACAAGGTCCTGCACTGGCACTGCTACTGGCCGGTCCAGCCCTATCCCTGCCCAATATTCTGGTTCTGCGCCAGATCATCGGCTGGCGCAAAACCCTGACCTATGGGGCGTTGGTGGTGCTGATGGCAACCTTGACCGGAATTGCCTATGGCTCCCTTTGGCCCTAA
- the trmD gene encoding tRNA (guanosine(37)-N1)-methyltransferase TrmD → MRFDIITLFPEFFASPLSSGLMAKALARGIAEVILTNPRHFSTDKHQRVDDEPYGGGVGMVMKPDPLFAAVESLPSLPRREVIYVTPQGQPLTQQHLWHWSQERDQLVILCGHYEGVDERVVEHLVTQEISIGDFVLTCGEIPALVIINGVLRLLPGTVGKAASLHQESFEDGLLDYPHYTRPAEFRGWAVPPVLLSGDHGKIAAWRRAQQIERTRQRRPDLYARWLARTQGQAKTN, encoded by the coding sequence ATGCGCTTTGACATTATTACTCTTTTTCCTGAATTCTTTGCTTCACCCCTCAGCAGCGGCCTCATGGCCAAAGCCTTGGCGCGGGGCATTGCGGAGGTTATCCTAACCAATCCACGGCACTTTAGCACCGATAAGCACCAGCGGGTAGATGATGAACCCTATGGCGGTGGTGTGGGCATGGTCATGAAGCCAGACCCCCTGTTTGCTGCCGTGGAATCGCTGCCCTCTTTGCCGCGGCGCGAAGTCATCTATGTTACCCCCCAAGGGCAGCCCCTCACCCAACAGCACCTCTGGCACTGGTCCCAGGAGCGGGATCAGCTCGTCATCCTTTGTGGTCACTATGAGGGCGTGGATGAGCGGGTTGTTGAGCACTTAGTCACCCAAGAAATCTCCATTGGTGATTTTGTCTTGACCTGTGGTGAAATTCCGGCCCTTGTGATTATCAATGGTGTGCTGCGACTTCTGCCGGGCACGGTAGGTAAAGCTGCCTCACTCCATCAAGAGAGCTTTGAAGATGGTTTGCTGGATTATCCCCACTACACCCGACCCGCAGAATTTCGGGGCTGGGCAGTGCCGCCAGTGTTACTTTCTGGTGATCACGGAAAAATCGCGGCTTGGCGACGGGCACAGCAAATTGAGCGCACACGACAGCGCCGCCCTGATCTTTATGCTCGATGGCTAGCTCGAACCCAGGGGCAAGCTAAAACTAATTGA
- a CDS encoding PAS domain S-box protein, protein MDTSSLRSFTVDSRPLAGSTQGLLQLFQTQVGCDLEHYLAAVLSVLPVGVALYDVTGEIIYMNPAGRALLGVEDPEATPSQICADLKIFYCGSDRPYPKDELPGIQALQGLTLLPVELEVQYGDRRLTVEVQASPIFDPEGQVEFSISTFWDISARKRRELEQQILKDYWQAQANRYCEILQNQSDLVLCSRPDTTITFANDAFCQFFSRPASAVIGCPWSEFVLAEDLSSLLEKVAQLRPNAPTFVSENRVYHPQHGLRWTQWMNTAIFDAEGNLREIQSVARDITALKEQLLREQALNRVMQAIRNSLDLDTIFETAVREVAQVGLGVDAVVVQYLPEQGVWRHIAEYHHDPNFSRHDGFEIPDRANPFAADLKAGNIVIIADTREISDPINQELAIRFPGAWLLIPLMVADRLWGSLSLFTYPQPHAWSRAEIDLARAIATQLEVAVYQATLHRQAQQDLAERRRVEAALRASEERFRLATLHLPGAIFCYKQYPDGRNCAFYLNPMCERLWDVPAEAAAADGECLWQLVHPEDREATWQSVLRSAETLTPWFCQWRIIHPTTGEVRWLEGAGQPTRESDGAVIWYTVVLDVTERQVAETRLKEQQAQLELAARVSNIGFYFCDLRTGSFYVSSSYRRQLGYADTAKEASLEDWEERLHPEDRDRAIAAYRQFLRGEAEYNIDFRLRHCNGTYRWFHSEAVLIHDEHGQPCKVVGTNIDITERKATELALRESEERYRFLAENTSDIIGLYDLQWQCLYVSPSCQTLLGIPPQELLGRHFSRLCASDRERSRVNQELEQMIQQQRFWPMTYEVCTAQGDTLWLETLVKPCYNSHGQLHHLQTTSRDVTARVKVQIQLHRQAYHDALTGLPNRLYFMEQLAAAITQAQTNPEFHYAVLFLDLDRFKVINDSLGHGVGDQILITFASWLRCLVENRYTVARLGGDEFAILLTEVPNLQRAIALCEQIIHRLQEPLRLEERQIFLSTSIGVVFCPKRV, encoded by the coding sequence ATGGATACTTCCTCACTACGCTCCTTTACTGTTGATTCGCGGCCCTTGGCAGGCTCTACCCAAGGGCTACTTCAGCTATTCCAAACGCAGGTTGGCTGTGATCTCGAACACTATCTAGCGGCGGTTCTGTCCGTTTTGCCCGTTGGTGTTGCTCTTTATGATGTCACTGGCGAGATTATTTACATGAACCCCGCTGGACGCGCCCTGTTGGGTGTTGAGGACCCTGAGGCAACGCCTAGCCAAATTTGTGCGGATCTAAAGATTTTCTACTGCGGTAGCGATCGCCCCTATCCCAAGGATGAGCTGCCCGGGATTCAAGCCCTGCAGGGACTCACATTACTGCCAGTGGAGCTAGAGGTGCAGTATGGGGATCGCCGACTCACAGTGGAAGTGCAGGCTAGTCCGATCTTTGATCCGGAAGGTCAGGTGGAATTTAGTATCAGTACATTTTGGGATATTAGTGCCCGCAAGCGCCGTGAACTCGAACAACAAATACTAAAAGACTATTGGCAAGCCCAGGCCAACCGTTACTGTGAGATTCTGCAAAATCAATCAGACCTAGTCTTGTGCTCCCGACCTGATACCACCATTACATTTGCCAATGACGCCTTTTGTCAGTTCTTTAGCCGCCCCGCTTCGGCAGTCATTGGTTGCCCTTGGTCGGAATTTGTTCTCGCCGAAGATTTATCTTCGCTTCTAGAAAAAGTGGCTCAACTGCGTCCCAATGCCCCTACCTTTGTCAGTGAAAACCGTGTGTATCATCCCCAGCATGGATTGCGGTGGACGCAATGGATGAACACCGCCATTTTTGATGCGGAGGGCAATCTCAGGGAAATTCAATCTGTGGCTCGTGATATTACCGCTCTCAAAGAACAGTTACTGCGGGAGCAAGCCCTGAACCGCGTTATGCAAGCGATTCGCAACTCCCTTGATCTCGACACAATCTTTGAGACGGCTGTGCGGGAAGTTGCCCAGGTAGGGCTAGGGGTTGATGCGGTTGTGGTGCAGTATTTACCGGAGCAGGGAGTCTGGCGGCATATTGCCGAGTATCACCATGATCCCAACTTTTCGCGTCATGATGGTTTTGAAATTCCCGATCGCGCCAACCCTTTTGCCGCGGATCTAAAAGCAGGGAACATCGTCATTATTGCCGATACCCGTGAAATTAGCGATCCCATTAACCAGGAACTGGCAATTCGTTTTCCGGGAGCATGGTTACTGATTCCCTTGATGGTGGCAGATCGCCTCTGGGGGAGCTTGAGCCTATTTACCTACCCTCAACCCCATGCGTGGTCAAGGGCAGAAATTGACCTTGCCCGGGCAATTGCCACCCAGTTGGAGGTGGCCGTTTACCAAGCCACCCTGCACCGGCAAGCCCAACAGGACCTGGCTGAACGGCGACGGGTTGAGGCTGCTCTGCGCGCCAGTGAGGAACGCTTTCGCTTGGCGACGCTTCACTTGCCTGGCGCCATTTTCTGCTATAAGCAATATCCCGATGGCCGCAACTGTGCCTTTTACCTCAATCCAATGTGCGAACGTCTCTGGGACGTGCCGGCAGAGGCAGCGGCCGCCGATGGTGAATGTTTGTGGCAGCTTGTGCATCCCGAGGATCGAGAAGCCACGTGGCAATCTGTGCTGCGTTCAGCTGAAACCTTGACCCCTTGGTTTTGTCAATGGCGCATCATTCATCCCACCACAGGAGAAGTCCGCTGGCTGGAGGGGGCTGGTCAACCCACCCGGGAGAGCGATGGCGCTGTTATCTGGTACACCGTAGTTTTGGATGTCACTGAGCGGCAGGTGGCGGAGACGCGCCTCAAGGAACAACAGGCGCAGTTAGAGTTAGCGGCACGGGTCTCCAATATCGGTTTCTATTTCTGTGATTTACGGACAGGGAGCTTCTATGTCTCCTCGAGCTACAGAAGGCAATTGGGGTATGCTGACACCGCCAAGGAAGCCAGTCTTGAGGATTGGGAGGAGCGACTCCACCCAGAGGATCGCGATCGCGCTATCGCCGCCTACCGCCAGTTCCTACGCGGCGAGGCAGAGTACAATATTGATTTTCGGCTCCGCCATTGCAATGGCACCTACCGCTGGTTCCACAGTGAAGCAGTATTGATTCACGATGAGCACGGCCAGCCCTGTAAAGTGGTGGGGACCAACATTGATATTACAGAACGCAAAGCCACTGAACTGGCGCTGCGGGAAAGTGAGGAACGCTATCGGTTCCTGGCGGAAAATACCAGCGATATTATTGGGCTTTACGATCTGCAGTGGCAATGTCTCTACGTGAGTCCCTCCTGTCAAACCCTGTTGGGAATCCCTCCGCAAGAGCTGCTTGGCCGGCATTTTAGCCGGCTTTGTGCTTCTGATCGGGAGCGATCGCGAGTCAACCAAGAACTCGAGCAGATGATTCAGCAACAAAGGTTCTGGCCTATGACCTATGAGGTTTGTACTGCCCAAGGGGATACCCTGTGGCTGGAGACCTTAGTTAAACCCTGCTACAACAGTCACGGTCAATTGCACCACCTACAGACAACCTCCCGCGATGTCACTGCTCGAGTAAAAGTGCAGATTCAACTGCATCGGCAAGCCTATCATGATGCTTTGACCGGACTGCCGAACCGGCTGTACTTCATGGAGCAATTGGCAGCAGCAATTACCCAGGCGCAAACAAATCCTGAGTTTCACTATGCAGTGCTATTTTTGGATCTGGATCGCTTTAAGGTCATTAATGACAGTCTCGGCCATGGGGTGGGGGACCAAATTCTAATTACTTTCGCCA
- a CDS encoding S49 family peptidase → MARSLPPFWPSVFHRCGVIFFGTLTFFFTLGVVGFSATVFFALLGILLAPASETSPYEHISGKESSRDRILRIDIIGPILGSPQNEEDSFFAPLVGVTYGYEVQQQLAEAVKDKTIKAVFVNISTPGGTIFGSQAIAEGIRSYRKATQKPVYAFIEGIAASGGVWAMVTADKIYADHGSMVGSIGILGPSVFYYDRPTSLDNGLLMGGVTANSIEERTLSAGRSKDIGNPFRRLTPQEIQVFQAGLEQEYTKFINHVAQARGIDPSVIRNEMGAMIFSNDQAQRYRLIDGTRSRPETLNALARAANLKEGEYAIVRFRRDRSPLINQLFGVQSPPPALATQRMWKQEQLCALGQLRALAYYGSLSCHRQ, encoded by the coding sequence ATGGCGCGTTCACTTCCCCCCTTTTGGCCTAGTGTGTTTCACCGCTGCGGTGTGATCTTTTTTGGCACGCTGACCTTTTTTTTCACCCTGGGGGTGGTGGGCTTCAGTGCCACGGTTTTTTTTGCCCTCCTCGGCATCTTGTTGGCGCCCGCCAGTGAAACAAGTCCCTACGAACATATCAGCGGCAAGGAGAGCAGTCGCGATCGCATTCTTAGGATTGACATTATTGGTCCAATTCTAGGCAGCCCCCAAAACGAAGAGGATAGCTTCTTTGCCCCTCTTGTGGGTGTCACCTACGGCTATGAAGTGCAGCAGCAGTTGGCAGAAGCTGTTAAGGATAAAACTATTAAGGCCGTCTTTGTCAATATCAGCACTCCCGGTGGCACGATTTTTGGCTCACAGGCGATCGCCGAGGGCATTAGGAGCTACCGCAAAGCAACCCAAAAACCTGTCTATGCCTTTATTGAGGGTATTGCCGCTTCCGGAGGGGTCTGGGCAATGGTGACAGCGGATAAGATCTACGCTGATCATGGCAGCATGGTTGGCAGTATTGGCATTCTCGGTCCCAGTGTTTTCTACTACGATCGCCCCACTAGCCTCGATAACGGCCTACTGATGGGAGGTGTCACCGCCAATAGTATCGAAGAACGGACCCTGAGCGCTGGCCGCAGCAAAGATATTGGCAATCCCTTCCGTCGCCTCACCCCCCAAGAAATTCAGGTCTTCCAAGCTGGCCTTGAGCAGGAATACACCAAGTTTATTAATCATGTGGCCCAGGCACGGGGCATTGATCCCAGCGTTATTCGCAACGAAATGGGAGCGATGATTTTCAGTAACGATCAGGCGCAGCGCTACCGTCTCATCGATGGTACCCGCAGCCGCCCAGAAACCCTGAACGCCCTCGCCAGGGCTGCCAATCTCAAGGAGGGAGAATATGCCATTGTCCGTTTTCGGCGCGATCGCTCCCCCTTGATCAATCAACTCTTTGGCGTTCAGTCACCGCCCCCGGCACTAGCAACCCAACGGATGTGGAAACAAGAGCAACTTTGTGCCCTTGGTCAATTGCGTGCCCTTGCCTACTATGGTTCCCTCTCTTGCCACCGTCAGTAA
- a CDS encoding thioredoxin family protein encodes MAELIVDILGTGCKKCHQLEANARAALAQLNLTAQVNHITDPLAIADSGVMRTPALRINGQVVSQGSVLDTQEIVAFLPH; translated from the coding sequence ATGGCTGAGTTAATCGTTGATATTCTGGGCACAGGATGTAAAAAGTGCCACCAATTAGAGGCCAATGCGCGCGCAGCCCTGGCACAGCTCAATTTGACCGCTCAAGTCAATCATATTACCGATCCTTTAGCGATCGCCGACTCTGGTGTCATGCGAACCCCTGCACTGCGGATTAATGGACAAGTGGTCTCCCAAGGCAGCGTGTTGGATACCCAGGAGATCGTTGCTTTTCTGCCCCACTAA
- a CDS encoding TolC family protein: protein MGQQFICQQSSLLLGSLASVWIAMAAGAIAQPNPGATDLLPLNPNPDPLYLPSRPDQVKIDLDRPITLNEAIELARRNNRQLQILEAQLQQSRAVLRQAKAALYPSISLQLGISRTDSAAIRLQNAQLPPPLRLNSTSNTWTSTVALGYNLFTAGQRDGSIKAAQEQVRNAELDLQRQLEQLRQDVTNAYYNIQQAEALVRIGEAAVQNSQISLRDAIARERAGLGTQFDVLTAQVQLANNQQQLVQAQSQLQTAQRQLAQVLSLNDKANVRAADPIRVVGKWQLSLEESIALAFRKRVELEQQLTQRNAALQQRRVALGNLGPQLVAGGSFNTLDSLTDGVGPRWGYTVGGQLNLTLFDGGVSRASAAQQESAAAIAEAQYAAFRNLIRFQVEQAYYTLKSSQENIRTNEAAVRQATEGLRLARLRFQAGIGTQAEVSNAETALIQAQSNLLSSTLDYNRAIAALQRFVSGLPLSSATTATP, encoded by the coding sequence ATGGGTCAACAATTCATCTGCCAACAAAGCAGTCTGCTCCTGGGAAGTCTGGCCAGTGTTTGGATCGCGATGGCGGCGGGCGCGATCGCCCAACCCAATCCTGGGGCGACAGATCTCTTGCCCCTCAATCCCAATCCCGATCCCCTCTATCTCCCCAGCCGTCCCGATCAAGTGAAAATTGATTTGGATCGCCCCATTACCCTCAACGAAGCGATTGAACTCGCTCGGCGGAACAATCGCCAACTGCAGATCCTTGAGGCGCAACTCCAACAGAGTCGGGCAGTGCTGCGCCAAGCGAAGGCTGCTCTCTATCCTAGTATTTCCCTGCAATTGGGGATTAGTCGCACGGATTCAGCGGCGATTCGGCTGCAAAATGCCCAACTGCCGCCGCCGCTGCGGCTGAATTCCACCAGCAACACGTGGACTAGCACCGTGGCCCTGGGCTACAACCTGTTCACCGCTGGCCAGCGGGATGGCAGTATCAAAGCGGCACAGGAACAGGTCCGCAATGCCGAACTCGATCTCCAGCGGCAATTGGAACAACTGCGTCAGGATGTTACCAATGCCTACTACAACATCCAACAGGCGGAAGCGCTGGTGCGCATTGGTGAAGCAGCAGTGCAAAACTCGCAAATTAGCCTGCGGGATGCGATCGCCCGCGAGCGCGCTGGCTTAGGCACACAATTTGACGTCCTTACCGCACAGGTGCAACTGGCCAATAACCAGCAGCAATTGGTGCAAGCCCAAAGCCAACTGCAAACTGCCCAACGCCAACTGGCCCAGGTGCTCAGTCTCAATGACAAGGCCAATGTGCGCGCCGCTGACCCAATTCGGGTGGTTGGGAAATGGCAGCTTTCCCTTGAGGAGAGCATTGCCTTGGCCTTTCGGAAGCGCGTCGAATTGGAACAGCAACTGACGCAACGGAATGCGGCACTACAGCAACGACGGGTTGCCCTGGGAAACTTAGGCCCGCAGTTGGTGGCTGGGGGGAGTTTTAACACCCTTGATAGCCTCACCGATGGGGTTGGCCCCCGTTGGGGATATACTGTGGGTGGCCAACTGAACCTCACCCTCTTTGATGGTGGAGTCTCCCGGGCCAGTGCCGCCCAGCAGGAAAGCGCTGCTGCGATCGCTGAGGCCCAGTATGCCGCCTTTCGCAACTTAATTCGCTTCCAAGTGGAGCAGGCCTACTACACCCTCAAATCCAGTCAGGAAAATATCCGCACCAATGAAGCGGCGGTGCGCCAAGCCACGGAGGGACTGCGCCTGGCTCGTCTACGCTTCCAAGCAGGGATTGGCACCCAAGCGGAGGTGAGCAATGCTGAAACCGCTCTGATCCAAGCCCAGAGCAACCTGTTGAGTTCAACCCTTGACTACAACCGGGCGATCGCTGCCCTGCAACGCTTTGTCAGTGGGTTACCCTTGAGTTCTGCAACAACTGCAACCCCTTGA
- the pipX gene encoding transcriptional coactivator PipX: protein MTAEQYLNHPTFGLLYGVCPLDEHRQLFTTLYAQRLFFVVTQRPEGVEFQSISRTDARMLIEQRLRSLRRLRKMTEYQSLAAIHHQAFL from the coding sequence ATTACTGCTGAGCAGTATCTCAATCATCCCACCTTTGGCTTGCTCTATGGGGTATGTCCTCTAGATGAGCATCGGCAACTCTTTACAACCTTGTATGCCCAGCGGCTCTTTTTCGTTGTTACTCAGCGGCCGGAGGGTGTGGAGTTTCAATCCATTAGTCGCACGGATGCGCGAATGCTCATTGAACAGCGGTTGCGATCGCTGCGCCGTCTTCGCAAAATGACCGAGTACCAGAGCCTGGCAGCGATTCATCATCAAGCTTTCCTGTAG
- the gor gene encoding glutathione-disulfide reductase — MSYDYDLLVIGAGSGGLAASKRAASYGARVAIAEGDKVGGTCVIRGCVPKKLMVYGSKFSRLFEDAVGYGWRPVKAKLNWEHLIRAVDQEVNRLSQLHISYLEKAGVELLPFFARFADAHTLELVDRQGQVQRRVTAAKILIAVGGEAIKPNVPGIEHSITSREMFLLPKQPKRIAILGGGYIAVEFAGILRGLGTEVIHFLRGDRPLRSFDQDIQDGVYEGMIRHGIDVRRRCHITGLQLTKKGNIRVCYEQQGQTCETKVDTVLCAVGRAPNLQGLGLDQAGVHLRTNSQGIVAIGVDEYYRTNQEHIFAVGDCTNRVNLTPVAIAEGRAFADTQFGNLPRTLSYENIPSAVFSQPEAASVGLSEAQAKAKLGEENVKIYRAAFRPMYHSLTGRAEQVIVKLVVDKNTEWVLGAHMVGENAAEIIQGIAIALKMGATKKDFDATIGIHPSTAEEFVTLR; from the coding sequence ATGAGCTACGACTATGACCTGCTGGTGATTGGTGCCGGCTCCGGTGGCTTGGCAGCCTCAAAGCGAGCAGCTTCCTACGGTGCTAGGGTGGCCATCGCCGAAGGGGATAAAGTTGGCGGCACCTGTGTGATTCGGGGTTGTGTCCCCAAAAAGCTTATGGTCTATGGCTCCAAGTTTAGCCGCCTCTTTGAAGACGCTGTCGGCTATGGCTGGCGCCCCGTTAAGGCAAAACTCAATTGGGAACACCTGATTCGTGCGGTGGATCAGGAGGTGAATCGACTCAGTCAACTGCACATTAGCTATTTGGAAAAAGCAGGTGTTGAACTGTTGCCCTTTTTTGCCCGCTTTGCTGACGCCCACACCCTAGAACTGGTGGATCGCCAAGGACAGGTCCAGCGGCGGGTGACAGCAGCAAAAATCCTGATTGCCGTCGGCGGCGAAGCCATTAAACCCAATGTGCCGGGAATTGAACACAGCATTACCTCGCGGGAGATGTTTTTGTTGCCCAAGCAGCCAAAGCGCATCGCCATCCTTGGGGGCGGCTACATCGCTGTTGAGTTTGCCGGCATCCTGCGGGGACTAGGGACAGAGGTCATTCACTTTCTGCGGGGCGATCGCCCCCTGCGGAGTTTTGATCAAGACATTCAAGATGGCGTCTATGAAGGGATGATCCGCCACGGCATTGATGTGCGTCGCCGGTGCCACATTACTGGCTTGCAGCTCACTAAGAAGGGTAATATCCGCGTTTGCTATGAACAGCAGGGGCAAACCTGTGAAACCAAAGTTGATACGGTGCTGTGTGCCGTGGGGCGCGCTCCCAATTTGCAGGGGCTAGGCCTCGATCAGGCGGGGGTTCACCTAAGAACCAATAGCCAAGGAATTGTGGCCATTGGGGTGGATGAATACTACCGCACCAATCAAGAGCATATTTTTGCTGTGGGCGACTGCACCAACCGCGTCAACCTCACCCCGGTAGCCATTGCTGAAGGACGCGCCTTTGCCGATACCCAATTTGGCAATCTCCCCCGCACCTTGAGCTATGAGAATATTCCCTCGGCGGTGTTTTCCCAGCCGGAGGCAGCTTCTGTGGGGCTTTCGGAGGCGCAGGCCAAGGCGAAATTGGGGGAAGAGAATGTGAAAATCTACCGCGCGGCCTTTCGGCCCATGTACCACAGCCTCACGGGGCGCGCTGAACAGGTGATCGTCAAATTGGTGGTGGACAAAAATACGGAGTGGGTGCTGGGGGCCCACATGGTCGGAGAGAATGCCGCTGAGATTATTCAAGGGATCGCGATCGCCCTCAAAATGGGCGCCACCAAGAAAGACTTTGATGCCACCATTGGCATTCACCCCTCCACTGCTGAGGAGTTTGTTACCCTGCGCTAG